One Camelina sativa cultivar DH55 chromosome 3, Cs, whole genome shotgun sequence genomic window carries:
- the LOC104777274 gene encoding vacuolar protein sorting-associated protein 55 homolog, which yields MADLPGYLRTCLDMGKIAFLAILVSTGIVLQILACALFNNWWPMLSVIMYVLLPMPLLFFAGSDSSSLFNDSDNSWINAAKFLTGASAVGSVAIPSILKHAGLIGWGALALDLSSYVVFLIAILGYICIGDASDNYYSYI from the exons ATGGCAGACTTACCTGGATATCTACGCACTTGTTTGGATATGGGGAAGATAGCTTTCTTAGCTATCTTAGTATCTACAGGGATCGTCTTGCAGATTCTG GCTTGTGCTCTGTTCAATAACTGGTGGCCAATGCTAAGTG TTATAATGTACGTGCTCCTCCCAATGCCTTTACTCTTCTTTGCTGGATCAGACAGTTCATCTCTATTCAACGACTCAGATAACAG CTGGATCAATGCAGCCAAATTCTTGACTGGTGCATCAGCAGTTGGAAGCGTCGCGATACCTTCGATTCTAAAACACGCTGGACTCATCGGTTGGGGTGCATTAGCCCTTGATCTCTCATCATACGTTGTCTTCCTCATCGCTATTTTGGGATACATTTGCATAGGAGATGCCAGTGACAACTATTACAGCTACATttag
- the LOC104777275 gene encoding pentatricopeptide repeat-containing protein At1g32415, mitochondrial, translating into MRALCVKKVCCFLSKLSLNSSIPCRRFFGFSNEEALILRRLSEGGLVHARHLLDKIPQRGSNSRVIYWTSLLTKYAKAGYLDEARVLFEVMPERSIVTCNAMLTGYVKRRRVKEAWTLFREMPKNVVSWTVMLTALCDDGRSDDAVDLFDEMPERNVVSWNTLVTGLIRNGDMEKARHVFDAMPCRDIVSWNAMIKRYIENDEMKEAKVLFENMSEKNVVTWTSMVYGYCRCRDVHEAYRLFCEMPERNVVSWTAMISGFAWNEFYREALLLFLEMKKDLDAILPNGETLISLAYACGGLGVGFRRLGEQLHAQVISNGWESVDHDGRLVKSLVHMYASSGLIASAQSLLNESFDLQSCNIIINGYLKNGDLERAETLFKRVESLHDKVSWTSMIGGYLDVGDVSRAFDLFQKLQDKDGVTWTVMISGLVRNEVFAEASSLLSDMVRCGLKPLNSTYSVLLGSAGATSNLDQGKHLHCVIAKTTACYDPDLILQNSLVSMYAKCGAIDDAYEIFSKMLRKDTVSWNSMIMGLSHHGLADKALQLFKEMLDSGMKPNCVTFLGVLSACSHSGLITKGLELFKAMKETYLIQPGIEHYISMIDLLGRAGKLREAEEFISALPFTPDHTVYGALLGLCGLNWRDRDAGGIAERAAMRLLELDPVNAPGHVALCNVYAGLGRHEMEKEMRKEMGLKGVKKTPGCSWIVVNGRANVFLSGDKSASEAAQMILPIFCGNDILEEEEEKPLTLSHC; encoded by the coding sequence ATGCGAGCTCTCTGTGTTAAGAAAGTTTGTTGCTTTCTCTCGAAACTATCTCTCAATTCTTCAATTCCTTGTCGTCGATTCTTTGGTTTCTCTAATGAAGAAGCTCTTATACTTCGTCGTTTATCTGAGGGAGGTCTTGTACATGCACGCCACTTGCTCGACAAAATTCCTCAGAGAGGAAGTAACAGCCGTGTTATTTACTGGACTTCGCTTCTTACGAAATACGCGAAAGCTGGATACTTGGATGAAGCACGGGTTTTGTTTGAGGTTATGCCGGAGAGGAGTATCGTCACTTGCAATGCGATGTTGACGGGTTATGTTAAACGTAGGAGAGTGAAAGAGGCTTGGACGTTGTTTAGAGAAATGCCCAAGAACGTTGTTTCGTGGACTGTGATGCTTACTGCGCTTTGTGATGATGGAAGGAGTGATGATGCGGTCGActtgttcgatgaaatgcctgagagaAACGTGGTTTCGTGGAACACGTTGGTTACGGGTTTGATTAGGAATGGGGATATGGAGAAGGCGAGACACGTGTTTGATGCTATGCCTTGCCGAGATATTGTGTCGTGGAACGCTATGATTAAACGGTATATTGAGAATGATGAGATGAAGGAAGCGAAAGTATTGTTTGAGAATATGAGTGAGAAGAATGTTGTTACTTGGACGAGTATGGTTTATGGTTATTGTCGATGTAGAGATGTTCATGAAGCTTATAGATTGTTCTGTGAAATGCCGGAGAGAAATGTTGTTTCTTGGACTGCTATGATTAGTGGGTTTGCTTGGAATGAGTTTTATAGAGAAGCTTTGTTGCTTTTTCTTGAAATGAAGAAGGATCTTGATGCAATATTACCAAATGGTGAGACTCTTATCTCTCTTGCTTATGCTTGTGGTGGTCTTGGTGTTGGATTCCGCCGTCTTGGGGAGCAGTTGCATGCACAAGTTATATCTAATGGTTGGGAAAGTGTGGATCACGATGGAAGGTTGGTGAAGAGTCTTGTTCATATGTATGCATCTTCTGGTTTGATTGCTTCAGCTCAATCTCTGCTCAATGAAAGCTTTGATTTGCAGTCTTGTAACATTATTATCAACGGTTATCTGAAAAACGGGGATTTGGAGCGAGCTGAAACTCTGTTCAAGAGAGTGGAGAGCTTACACGACAAAGTATCGTGGACGTCGATGATCGGTGGATATCTAGACGTGGGTGACGTATCCAGGGCCTTTGATCTGTTTCAGAAACTTCAGGACAAAGATGGGGTTACATGGACGGTTATGATCTCAGGTCTTGTCCGGAACGAGGTTTTTGCAGAAGCTTCATCCCTACTGTCAGATATGGTGAGATGTGGTCTGAAACCGTTGAACTCGACTTACTCTGTTCTTCTTGGTTCTGCGGGAGCCACTTCGAATCTCGATCAAGGGAAGCATTTACACTGTGTAATTGCAAAAACCACAGCTTGCTATGATCCTGATCTCATCCTTCAAAACTCCCTTGTCTCTATGTACGCTAAATGTGGAGCCATAGACGATGCTTATGAGATATTCTCAAAGATGCTCAGGAAAGATACAGTTTCATGGAACTCAATGATCATGGGGTTATCGCATCACGGCTTAGCGGATAAAGCCTTACAACTGTTCAAAGAGATGCTTGATTCGGGGATGAAACCGAACTGTGTAACGTTTCTTGGAGTCCTCTCAGCTTGTAGCCACTCTGGACTCATTACAAAGGGCTTAGAACTATTCAAAGCGATGAAAGAAACCTATTTGATCCAGCCCGGAATCGAGCATTACATCTCGATGATAGACCTTTTAGGCAGAGCCGGAAAACTAAGAGAAGCAGAGGAATTCATCTCAGCCCTGCCTTTCACTCCAGACCATACAGTCTATGGTGCATTGTTAGGCTTATGCGGGCTCAACTGGAGAGATAGAGATGCAGGAGGCATAGCAGAACGAGCTGCAATGCGGTTGTTAGAGCTTGACCCAGTCAATGCACCGGGACATGTGGCGCTATGCAACGTGTATGCGGGATTAGGGAGGCAtgagatggagaaggagatgaggAAAGAGATGGGATTAAAAGGAGTGAAGAAGACACCAGGATGTAGTTGGATTGTGGTAAATGGAAGAGCTAACGTGTTTCTCTCTGGTGATAAGTCAGCAAGTGAAGCTGCTCAGATGATTTTGCCAATCTTTTGTGGTAATGACAtacttgaagaggaagaagagaaaccgTTGACTCTATCCCATTGCTGA
- the LOC104779036 gene encoding putative F-box/kelch-repeat protein At1g32430 yields MANKEKLPCDLVEEILSRVPPTSLVRFRTICKRWNTLSDDKAFINNHKMTFRFILTSRSKCYSVSVNPKVEVCELTLNTPGLITQIPYSLVDSSGFLLCGMGKGAVVWNPWLRQTRCIEPDINQPSLSFLGIGYDNKKRVHKEIVYKTLSTMKDVGSSHTWKIHDFASDAWKEEDVEEAKYRTLSSKHFTVHYHFTSVVSLNGTLYWIAYYEKTHVTHPLLFILVNFSFSTEEFLEFCDLPSGKNHPRDTLVLRVFREDRFSLLKQCHVTKKIKIWVTKNKIDDRSG; encoded by the coding sequence ATGGCGAATAAGGAAAAGCTTCCATGCGATTTGGTGGAAGAGATTCTATCTCGTGTCCCTCCTACTTCTCTTGTCCGATTCAGAACAATTTGCAAACGATGGAACACTCTCTCCGACGATAAGGCATTCATTAACAACCACAAGATGACTTTTCGTTTCATTTTAACATCTAGATCCAAGTGTTATTCGGTAAGCGTCAATCCTAAGGTAGAGGTGTGTGAGTTAACCTTAAATACTCCCGGTTTGATAACTCAGATACCTTATAGCTTGGTTGATTCCAGTGGGTTCTTACTTTGTGGCATGGGCAAAGGAGCCGTGGTTTGGAACCCCTGGTTAAGACAGACTAGATGCATCGAGCCCGATATTAACCAACCTAGTTTGAGTTTTCTTGGCATAGGTTAtgataataaaaagagagtCCATAAGGAAATTGTTTACAAGACCCTTTCGACTATGAAGGACGTAGGCTCTAGCCATACGTGGAAAATCCATGACTTTGCCTCTGATGcgtggaaagaagaagatgtagaagAAGCAAAATATCGAACACTGTCTAGTAAACATTTTACCGTTCACTATCACTTTACAAGTGTTGTATCGCTGAATGGAACTTTGTATTGGATTGCTTATTATGAAAAGACTCATGTCACTCATCCCTTGTTGTTCATCTTAGTTAACTTCAGTTTTTCGACCGAAGAATTCTTGGAGTTTTGTGATCTACCAAGTGGGAAGAACCATCCCCGCGATACTCTTGTCCTTAGAGTTTTTAGGGAAGATCGGTTTTCGTTGTTGAAGCAATGCCATGTAACAAAGAAGATTAAGATTTGGGTGACCAAGAACAAGATTGATGATCGGTCTGGTTAA
- the LOC104777276 gene encoding plastidial pyruvate kinase 3, chloroplastic-like has protein sequence MAAVGQISTGMSVDRTLSSCKNIGVSISPLRRTLIGTGRSSISLRQCSLAVRSIKISQDTRRVKAYAENGAFDVGVLDSSVDSSYKLADSRTSNNDSRRKTKIVCTIGPSSSSREMIWKLAEAGMNVARLNMSHGDHASHQKTIDFVKEYNSLFVDKAIAIMLDTKGPEVRSGDVPQPIFLEEGQEFNFTTKRGVSLKDTVTVNYDDFVNDVEVGDILLVDGGMMSLGVTSKTSELVKCVVIDGGELQSRRHLNVRGKSATLPSITDKDWEDIKFGVDNQVDFYAVSFVKDAKVVHELKKYLKTCSADISVIVKIESADSVKNLPSIISACDGAMVARGDLGAELPVEEVPLLQEEIIRRCRSIHKPVIVATNMLESMINHPTPTRAEVSDIAIAVREGADAIMLSGETAHGKFPLKAVNVMHTVALRTEASLPVRTSATPTTAYKGHMGQMFAFHASIMANTLSTPLIVFTRTGSMAVLLSHYRPSATIFAFTNQRRIMQRLALYQGVMPIYMAFSDDAEDTYARSLKLLQDEDMLKEGQNVTLVQSGAQPIWREESTHLIQVRKIKIGG, from the exons ATGGCGGCTGTAGGTCAAATCTCCACCGGAATGTCAGTAGATCGCACTCTCTCCTCCTGCAAAAACATTGGAGTTTCCATATCACCTCTCCGGCGAACTCTAATCGGCACTGGAAGGTCTAGTATCTCTCTCCGTCAATGTTCTCTCGCCGTCAGATCGATTAAAATCAGTCAAGACACCCGGAGAGTTAAAGCTTATGCCGAGAACGGTGCTTTTGATGTG GGAGTGTTGGATTCTTCAGTTGATTCATCATATAAACTGGCGGATTCTAGAACAAGTAATAATGATTCGAGGAGAAAAACTAAGATTGTGTGTACGATTGGACCGTCTTCGAGTTCTAGGGAGATGATATGGAAGCTCGCTGAAGCTGGAATGAACGTGGCTCGTTTGAATATGTCTCATGGTGATCATGCTTCTCATCAGAAAACTATCGATTTTGTCAAGGAATACAATTCTCTGTTTGTTGACAAAGCCATTGCTATTATGTTGGATACAAAG GGTCCTGAGGTTCGAAGTGGGGATGTACCTCAGCCGATATTTCTTGAAGAGGGTCAAGAGTTTAATTTTACTACCAAGAGAGGTGTTTCGCTTAAAGACACTGTTACTGTAAATTATGATGATTTTGTAAACGATGTTGAAGTTGGGGACATACTTTTGGTGGATG GTGGGATGATGTCACTAGGTGTTACATCAAAGACTAGCGAGTTGGTGAAGTGTGTAGTAATTGATGGTGGAGAGCTTCAGTCTAGACGTCACTTGAATGTTCGAGGAAAGAGTGCGACTCTTCCTTCCATTACAG ACAAAGATTGGGAAGACATTAAATTTGGAGTGGATAACCAAGTCGATTTCTATGCAGTCTCATTTGTTAAAGATGCTAAAGTTGTCCATGAGTTGAAGAAGTATCTCAAAA CCTGCAGTGCTGACATATCGGTGATTGTGAAAATTGAAAGTGCGGACTCTGTAAAGAATCTTCCTTCTATCATATCTGCTTGTGATGGG GCGATGGTTGCTCGTGGAGATCTTGGAGCTGAACTTCCCGTTGAAGAGGTTCCCTTGTTACAG GAAGAGATAATCAGAAGGTGTAGGAGCATTCATAAACCAGTGATTGTCGCCACAAACATGCTAGAGAGTATGATTAACCATCCAACACCTACAAGAGCTGAAGTCTCTGACATTGCAATTGCAGTACGTGAAGGTGCAGATGCTATCATGCTTTCTGGTGAAACCGCACATGGAAA GTTCCCGCTGAAAGCTGTTAACGTAATGCATACTGTGGCGTTGAGAACTGAGGCAAGTCTACCTGTCAGAACCTCTGCAACCCCTACCACTGCTTACAAG GGTCACATGGGGCAAATGTTTGCTTTTCATGCCTCTATAATGGCAAATACACTGAGCACACCGCTAATTGTATTCACGAGAACCGGATCCATGGCAGTGCTTTTAAGCCATTACCGCCCATCCGCAACAATTTTCGCCTTCACAAACCA GAGAAGGATAATGCAAAGGCTGGCTCTATATCAAGGTGTCATGCCTATATATATGGCGTTCTCGGATGATGCTGAAGATACATATGCCCGGTCTCTGAAACTCTTACAA GACGAGGATATGCTTAAGGAAGGACAAAATGTAACTCTTGTACAAAGCGGCGCGCAACCCATTTGGCGTGAAGAATCAACCCATCTCATACAAGTTCGTAAGATAAAGATAGGTGGATGA
- the LOC104777277 gene encoding protein NRT1/ PTR FAMILY 7.3-like yields the protein MSCLEIYNKDTMKKKEGNEETRDGTVDFYGRPSIRSNSGQWVAAIVILLNQGLATLAFFGVGVNLVLFLTRVLQQNNADAANNVSKWTGTVYIFSLVGAFLSDSYWGRYKTCAIFQVIFVIGLSSLSLSSYMFLIRPIGCGDEVTPCGSHSMMEITMFYFSIYLIALGYGGYQPNIATLGADQFDEEHPKEGYSKIAFFSYFYLALNLGSLFSNTILGYFEDEGMWALGFWASTGSAVIALILFLVGTPRYRYFKPTGNPLSRFCQVLVAATKKSSVEAPLRGREEMYDEDSQGKNASENTGRRIMHSDEFKFLDKAAYITARDLDDKKQDAVNPWRLCPVTQVEEVKCILRLMPIWLCTIIYSVVFTQMASLFVEQGAAMNTNISDFKIPPASMSSFDILSVALFIFLYRRVLEPVANRFKKNGSKGITELHRMGIGLVIAVIAMVAAGVVECYRLKYADKSCTHCDGSSSLSIFWQAPQYSLIGASEVFMYVGQLEFFNAQTPDGLKSFGSALCMMSMSMGNFVSSLLVTMVVKISTEDHMPGWIPRNLNKGHLDRFYFLLAALTSIDLVVYIACAKWYKSIQLEGKNEMQDMSDDDEDDSESEEEREKDSKV from the exons ATGTCTTGCCTagagatatataacaaagaC acgatgaagaagaaagaaggaaatgaGGAAACAAGAGATGGGACTGTGGATTTCTATGGTCGTCCCTCTATTCGTTCTAACTCAGGCCAATGGGTTGCTGCCATCGTCATTCTTC TGAACCAGGGGTTGGCGACACTAGCATTCTTTGGAGTTGGAGTGAATCTGGTGCTGTTCCTAACGCGCGTTTTGCAACAAAACAACGCAGACGCAGCTAACAATGTTAGCAAATGGACAGGAACCGTTTATATCTTCTCATTGGTCGGAGCGTTTCTTAGCGATTCCTACTGGGGTCGTTACAAGACTTGTGCTATCTTCCAAgtcatttttgttatt GGACTTTCATCGCTATCGCTATCATCGTACATGTTCTTGATCAGACCAATAGGTTGCGGGGATGAAGTCACACCTTGTGGTTCGCATTCCATGATGGAGATCACAATGTTCTACTTCTCCATCTACTTGATCGCATTGGGATATGGCGGTTACCAACCAAACATTGCAACTCTTGGAGCGGATCAGTTCGATGAGGAGCATCCTAAAGAAGGGTACTCAAAGATCGCCTTCTTCAGCTACTTCTACCTTGCTTTGAACCTCGGTTCACTCTTTTCAAACACCATCTTGGGATATTTTGAAGACGAGGGAATGTGGGCGCTCGGGTTTTGGGCGTCCACTGGCTCTGCTGTCATTGCTTTGATTCTTTTCCTCGTTGGAACACCGAGATACCGATATTTCAAGCCCACGGGTAATCCTCTTTCGAGGTTTTGCCAAGTTTTGGTCGCTGCAACGAAGAAATCATCGGTGGAGGCGCCATTACGAGGGAGAGAGGAGATGTATGATGAAGACAGCCAAGGGAAAAATGCTTCTGAAAATACAGGGAGGAGGATAATGCATTCTGATGAATTCAA ATTCTTGGACAAAGCAGCTTACATCACTGCAAGAGATCTAGATGACAAGAAACAAGACGCAGTGAACCCATGGAGGCTATGTCCAGTGACACAAGTGGAGGAAGTCAAGTGCATTCTTAGATTGATGCCAATTTGGCTATGCACTATTATCTACTCAGTCGTCTTCACCCAAATGGCATCTCTCTTTGTGGAGCAAGGCGCTGCGATGAATACCAATATCTCGGATTTCAAAATCCCTCCCGCAAGTATGTCTAGCTTTGACATCCTTAGCGTCGCTCTGTTCATATTCCTATACAGAAGAGTTCTCGAGCCAGTCGCCAACAGATTCAAGAAGAATGGATCAAAGGGAATCACCGAGCTTCACAGGATGGGAATCGGGCTTGTGATTGCTGTCATCGCTATGGTTGCTGCTGGAGTTGTGGAATGTTATAGGCTTAAGTATGCAGACAAGAGTTGCACTCACTGTGATGGCTCAAGCTCCTTAAGCATCTTCTGGCAG gCTCCACAATACTCGCTCATAGGGGCATCAGAAGTGTTCATGTACGTAGGTCAGCTTGAGTTCTTCAACGCGCAGACACCAGACGGACTAAAGAGCTTCGGGAGTGCTCTATGTATGATGTCAATGTCAATGGGGAACTTTGTGAGTAGCTTGTTggtgacaatggtggtgaagatCTCTACAGAGGATCACATGCCTGGTTGGATTCCAAGGAACCTCAACAAAGGTCACTTGGACAGATTCTACTTCCTCTTGGCTGCATTAACCAGCATTGACCTGGTAGTATACATTGCATGTGCGAAGTGGTACAAATCTATACAACTAGAAGGAAAAAATGAGATGCAAGAcatgagtgatgatgatgaagatgactcTGAGAGTGAAGAGGAACGAGAGAAGGATTCTAAAGTCTAA